The Mucilaginibacter terrenus genome has a segment encoding these proteins:
- a CDS encoding SusC/RagA family TonB-linked outer membrane protein: MKYYLYLMLLTFCCYTGSLRAQNAAINGRVLDLAGHPVSGATIALLPGTRLMITDASGHFRLSANHGNYRLRVTYTGFVPFERSIILPLRDTIKIVLEPAVNTIAEVTVSTGYQQLPKERATGSFVTVGRELINRSFSTDITDRLKDVVPGLSFNPVGTRLSIRGQSTLFSNADPLIVVDGFPYNEPIENLNPNDVESISVLRDAAAASIWGTRAGNGVIVITTKKGGFNRAPQVSFSATVEGGSRPDLKQLNRMSPEDYLSIERRLFTEGYFDGTLSADGHLPLSPAVELLLAGREGLRSAEEVNRQLTMLGTHDLRDDLSKYFYRRSFKQQYALTVEGGSAANRYFFSGGYDRNLDREAGNGFDRLTLNASETFRLSPRLELSAALNVARTTTDRNNPFSLTWNNGQQLYPYAQLADASGQPLAVIKDLRADFVSAAPGAGLLDWNYRPLEELQLADNRRKLLNARLNTGVKYQLFNGLDARFLYQYDQGQSTGRNLLAAGSYAARNLVNRYTQDDGTGTLYQPVPPGAVLDLAEGGSVHHDGRVQVDYNRHFGLRHELSAIGGYEVQSLHVTSNSSSRYGYDPEHATSRPVDYVSTYTFYDNPNIGAPIPSGLSEGDATDHSRSYYANAAYTYDGRLTFSASGRLDQSNLFGVRTNQKGVPLYSAGFSWNLSREAFYHLGWLPELKFRATFGYNGNINKSLSAFTTASYLDGSTSQTGLPYAKIINPPNPSLRWERVRNINLGVDFALADHRVAGSLDYYLKKGIDLIGQAAYPPSTGITLFTGNTAGTSGHGLDLNIDTRNLTRRLGWATSFFLSYVTDKVSRYDRQASAAAYLTDGPLGAYPLTGRPLFAVYSYGWAGLDPSTGDPQGYLDGRVSKDYAAILAAATPDNLVFHGSSRPLVFGALRNTFSYGAWSLSANISYKLGYYFRRTSIRYGADYGLFGQNGDYAVRWQQPGDETQTVVPSLPAATDNRRDEFYTYSSALVEKGDHVRLQDVRLGWSPQKGSLQLYVYAANLGIIWRANKAHLDPDYFNTYPLTRTIACGIRYKY; this comes from the coding sequence ATGAAATATTATTTATACTTAATGCTGCTCACGTTTTGCTGCTACACTGGATCGCTTCGGGCGCAGAACGCAGCAATTAACGGGCGTGTCCTTGACCTTGCTGGCCATCCGGTATCCGGCGCAACAATTGCGCTCCTGCCCGGAACCCGCCTGATGATAACTGACGCATCCGGTCATTTTCGCCTGAGCGCTAATCATGGAAATTATCGGCTTCGTGTTACCTATACCGGCTTTGTCCCTTTTGAACGCAGCATTATACTTCCGTTGCGGGATACTATTAAGATCGTGCTTGAACCTGCTGTTAATACGATTGCAGAAGTAACGGTCTCAACAGGCTATCAGCAACTGCCCAAAGAGCGGGCGACCGGCTCCTTTGTAACGGTTGGCCGGGAACTGATAAACCGCAGCTTCTCTACCGACATCACTGACCGTCTGAAGGACGTGGTGCCCGGATTGAGCTTTAACCCGGTTGGAACACGGCTGTCTATCCGGGGACAGAGCACCCTGTTCTCCAATGCCGATCCGCTGATCGTTGTTGACGGGTTCCCGTACAACGAGCCCATAGAAAATCTCAACCCTAATGATGTGGAGAGCATCAGCGTACTGCGCGATGCGGCGGCGGCATCGATCTGGGGTACCCGTGCGGGCAACGGGGTAATCGTAATCACTACGAAAAAGGGCGGATTTAACCGTGCCCCGCAGGTTAGTTTCAGCGCTACCGTGGAGGGCGGCAGCCGCCCTGATCTTAAGCAGCTTAACCGGATGAGCCCTGAGGACTACCTCAGCATCGAGCGCAGGCTGTTCACGGAGGGCTATTTTGACGGCACTTTGTCGGCTGACGGACACCTGCCGCTCTCTCCCGCCGTAGAGCTCCTGCTCGCCGGCCGTGAGGGGCTGCGCTCTGCTGAAGAGGTGAACCGGCAACTTACGATGCTCGGCACACATGACCTGCGCGATGACCTCTCAAAATATTTTTACAGGCGATCTTTCAAGCAGCAATACGCATTGACTGTCGAGGGCGGATCTGCTGCGAACCGTTATTTCTTTTCCGGCGGTTATGACCGGAACCTGGACAGGGAAGCAGGCAATGGTTTTGACCGGCTTACCCTGAACGCCTCTGAAACTTTCCGGCTCAGCCCCCGACTGGAGCTAAGCGCTGCCCTTAACGTCGCCCGGACAACAACGGACCGGAACAATCCGTTTTCCTTGACCTGGAACAACGGGCAGCAGCTCTATCCCTATGCGCAGCTGGCAGATGCGAGCGGGCAGCCGTTAGCAGTGATCAAAGACCTGCGTGCCGACTTCGTATCGGCAGCACCCGGAGCCGGCCTGCTCGACTGGAACTATCGTCCGCTGGAAGAGCTGCAGCTTGCTGACAACCGCCGCAAGCTGTTGAATGCCCGGCTCAACACCGGGGTCAAGTACCAGCTTTTTAACGGGCTGGATGCGCGCTTCCTGTACCAGTATGACCAGGGGCAGAGCACAGGGCGTAATCTGCTGGCAGCTGGCAGTTATGCTGCACGTAACCTGGTTAACCGGTACACTCAGGATGACGGAACCGGTACCCTGTACCAGCCTGTTCCCCCAGGCGCTGTCCTGGACCTGGCCGAAGGTGGATCCGTACATCACGACGGCAGGGTTCAGGTGGATTACAACCGGCATTTTGGTTTGCGGCATGAACTAAGCGCCATCGGAGGGTACGAAGTGCAATCCCTGCATGTTACTTCAAACAGCAGCAGCCGTTACGGCTACGACCCGGAACACGCGACCTCCAGGCCGGTCGATTATGTAAGCACGTATACTTTTTATGATAACCCCAATATCGGTGCACCCATTCCTTCCGGGCTGTCTGAGGGTGACGCAACGGACCATTCCCGTTCCTACTACGCGAACGCAGCTTATACCTACGATGGCCGGCTTACCTTTTCAGCAAGCGGGCGGCTCGATCAGTCCAATCTTTTCGGCGTGCGGACCAACCAGAAAGGTGTGCCGCTCTACTCTGCCGGCTTCTCGTGGAATCTTTCGCGTGAAGCGTTTTATCACCTGGGCTGGCTTCCCGAACTAAAGTTCCGCGCAACTTTCGGATACAACGGTAACATTAACAAAAGCCTATCCGCCTTCACCACTGCAAGCTATCTGGATGGCAGCACCTCCCAAACCGGCTTACCCTATGCAAAGATCATTAACCCGCCCAATCCTTCACTGCGGTGGGAACGGGTCCGCAATATCAACCTTGGTGTGGATTTCGCACTGGCTGACCACCGCGTTGCGGGCAGCCTGGATTATTACCTGAAGAAAGGTATAGATCTGATCGGGCAGGCTGCTTATCCACCTTCGACAGGAATTACCCTCTTTACAGGTAATACCGCCGGGACCAGCGGGCACGGCCTTGACCTGAACATAGACACCCGAAACCTGACCCGGCGGCTGGGATGGGCCACCAGCTTTTTCCTGAGCTATGTAACGGACAAGGTAAGCCGTTACGACCGGCAGGCTTCCGCTGCTGCTTACCTGACCGACGGCCCGCTCGGCGCTTACCCGCTTACCGGCAGGCCGCTCTTTGCGGTTTACAGCTATGGCTGGGCAGGGCTGGACCCCTCAACGGGGGACCCGCAGGGTTACCTAGACGGCAGGGTGAGTAAGGACTATGCCGCAATACTTGCAGCAGCCACGCCGGACAACCTTGTTTTTCACGGCTCCTCGCGACCGCTGGTCTTCGGCGCGCTGCGGAACACCTTCAGCTATGGTGCCTGGAGCCTTTCTGCCAACATCAGCTACAAACTGGGCTATTACTTCCGCCGCACTTCCATTCGATACGGTGCTGACTACGGACTCTTCGGACAGAACGGAGACTATGCGGTACGCTGGCAGCAGCCCGGCGATGAGACCCAAACGGTGGTACCTTCTCTTCCTGCAGCGACGGACAACCGGCGGGACGAGTTCTACACGTATTCTTCCGCACTGGTAGAAAAAGGCGACCACGTCCGCCTCCAGGATGTACGACTTGGCTGGTCTCCGCAGAAGGGCAGCCTGCAGCTATATGTCTACGCCGCCAACCTCGGCATTATATGGCGGGCGAACAAGGCTCATCTCGACCCTGATTATTTCAATACTTATCCGCTTACCCGGACGATCGCCTGCGGCATCCGCTATAAATATTAA